A genomic region of Exiguobacterium sp. Helios contains the following coding sequences:
- the glyS gene encoding glycine--tRNA ligase subunit beta: MHELLLEIGLEEMPARFVLQSETQLKERVTTFLNEARITFDAIESFSTPRRLAVLVTGMSERQTDLEETLKGPAKRIAVDADGNWTKAAQGFARGKGLTTDDLFLQEEKGIEYIFATRKESGQETATLLPGLKQIVEAMSFPKNMRWSTQSLRYMRPIRWMIALLDDQVIPFEVANVATGRTTRGHRFLGQDITILRPNAYVEALAGEHVIVSYEQRRRLIEEQIQKLSTQEGFEVPIDPTLLEEVTNLVEYPTALFGAFDEAYLELPEEVLITTMKEHQRYFPVKKDGTLLHYFVTVRNGNAMHLENVARGNEKVIRARLADAQFFYEEDKKADIDAQAARLDKIVFHEKLGTTGEKVRRVRGMALQLAERFNADKAKVERAGTIYKFDLVSQMVYEFTELQGMMGERYANMKGEDAEVAAAIREHYLPRFAGDESPGTPTGTVLAVLDKMDSVAGFFGVGMIPSGSADPYALRRQAQGIVQILSDRQIEMTLSELIDFVVSSQLKAGLYQADAETVKAAMEDFFNQRLKFRLSEKGYRHDVIEAALEPKLTVEANEKRAAMLEQATQQPTFKKTVEQLSRVLNISKKAETVVAVNPALFENEAERALHEQIEQLIPKVEAAVQASDYNEAIQVLESSVPAITAYFDGTMIMADDNAVRTNRLSEMKRFATAIEQVARFNALTLV; this comes from the coding sequence ATGCATGAGTTATTACTTGAAATCGGTCTTGAAGAAATGCCTGCCCGTTTTGTCTTACAATCGGAGACACAATTAAAAGAACGTGTGACGACATTCTTAAATGAAGCACGTATCACGTTCGACGCGATTGAATCATTTTCGACGCCACGTCGCTTGGCCGTTCTCGTAACCGGAATGTCGGAACGTCAGACTGACTTGGAAGAGACGCTTAAAGGACCGGCGAAACGGATTGCAGTGGACGCGGACGGCAATTGGACAAAAGCCGCCCAAGGATTTGCACGCGGTAAAGGTTTGACGACGGATGATCTGTTCCTTCAAGAAGAGAAGGGGATCGAATACATCTTTGCGACGCGCAAAGAATCAGGGCAAGAAACAGCAACACTTTTACCGGGACTCAAACAAATCGTTGAAGCGATGTCGTTCCCGAAAAATATGCGTTGGAGCACGCAGTCATTACGCTACATGCGTCCGATTCGTTGGATGATTGCTTTACTGGATGATCAAGTGATTCCGTTTGAGGTGGCAAATGTTGCGACTGGGCGGACGACACGCGGACACCGTTTCCTTGGACAGGACATTACGATTTTACGACCGAATGCCTATGTTGAGGCACTTGCCGGAGAACATGTCATTGTCAGTTACGAACAGCGTCGCCGGTTGATTGAGGAACAAATTCAAAAACTCAGCACACAAGAAGGTTTTGAAGTGCCGATTGATCCGACGCTACTTGAGGAAGTCACGAATCTGGTCGAATATCCGACTGCGTTATTCGGAGCATTTGACGAAGCGTACCTCGAATTGCCGGAAGAAGTACTGATCACGACGATGAAGGAACACCAACGCTATTTCCCGGTTAAAAAAGACGGAACGTTGCTGCACTACTTCGTCACTGTCCGTAACGGGAATGCGATGCATCTCGAGAACGTAGCCCGCGGAAACGAAAAAGTCATTCGGGCACGTCTTGCCGATGCACAGTTCTTCTATGAAGAAGATAAAAAAGCGGACATCGATGCCCAAGCAGCGCGACTTGATAAAATCGTCTTCCATGAAAAACTTGGAACGACAGGTGAAAAAGTCCGTCGTGTGCGCGGGATGGCGCTGCAGTTGGCGGAACGATTCAATGCGGATAAAGCGAAAGTCGAACGTGCCGGAACGATTTATAAGTTCGATCTTGTGAGCCAGATGGTGTATGAATTCACAGAACTGCAAGGTATGATGGGTGAACGTTACGCCAACATGAAAGGGGAAGACGCTGAAGTCGCAGCGGCGATCCGGGAACATTACTTGCCACGTTTTGCCGGGGATGAAAGTCCAGGCACACCAACCGGTACGGTATTAGCTGTTCTTGACAAGATGGACAGCGTGGCTGGATTCTTCGGTGTTGGTATGATTCCGAGCGGTTCGGCTGATCCATATGCGTTACGACGCCAAGCTCAAGGAATCGTTCAGATTCTTTCAGACCGTCAGATTGAGATGACGTTGTCAGAGCTAATCGATTTCGTCGTGTCTTCTCAATTAAAAGCAGGTCTTTATCAAGCGGATGCAGAAACAGTTAAAGCAGCAATGGAAGACTTCTTCAATCAGCGTCTAAAGTTCCGCTTATCGGAAAAAGGATATCGTCATGATGTCATCGAAGCGGCACTTGAGCCGAAGCTAACAGTCGAAGCAAATGAAAAACGGGCAGCGATGCTTGAACAGGCCACACAACAACCAACCTTTAAGAAGACAGTGGAGCAACTCAGCCGTGTCTTGAACATCTCGAAAAAAGCAGAGACGGTTGTGGCGGTAAATCCAGCGCTCTTTGAAAATGAAGCAGAACGTGCCTTGCATGAACAAATCGAGCAACTGATTCCAAAAGTCGAAGCAGCAGTTCAAGCCTCTGACTATAACGAAGCGATTCAAGTGCTCGAATCGAGTGTTCCGGCCATTACTGCTTATTTTGATGGAACGATGATCATGGCGGATGACAACGCAGTTCGGACGAATCGTCTTAGCGAGATGAAGCGGTTTGCGACGGCGATCGAACAAGTCGCACGATTCAATGCACTCACTTTAGTGTGA
- a CDS encoding pyruvate, water dikinase regulatory protein, with protein sequence MRQRIYVVSDSVGETCELVVRAAAIQFPEQAIETVRIPFVDDDQVIYDLVLHAKEEQATIVYTIVHATHRRLLAETAHAHEVKAIDLLGPLLDTMEGRLGMQPKEEPGLIYRLDEEYFRKIEAVEFAVKYDDGRDPRGIKRADIVLIGVSRTSKTPLSQYLALKRYKVANVPLVPESIPPEELFDIPKEKCFGLLISPEKLIDIRMERLRSLGLKPEAAYAQMDRINRELDYAKNLYDRIGCQVIDVTNKAVEETANLILTGISGKSHD encoded by the coding sequence ATGAGACAACGTATTTATGTAGTAAGTGACTCGGTTGGTGAAACATGTGAATTGGTCGTGCGGGCAGCAGCGATTCAGTTTCCGGAACAAGCGATTGAAACAGTCCGGATTCCATTCGTCGATGACGATCAAGTTATTTATGATTTAGTGTTACACGCAAAAGAAGAGCAGGCGACAATCGTCTATACCATCGTTCATGCCACCCATCGCCGGCTTCTTGCTGAAACGGCACATGCACACGAAGTCAAGGCGATTGATCTGTTGGGTCCGTTACTGGATACAATGGAGGGACGTCTTGGGATGCAGCCGAAAGAAGAACCGGGACTGATTTACCGGCTGGACGAAGAATATTTCCGGAAAATCGAAGCCGTTGAATTTGCCGTGAAATATGATGACGGTCGCGATCCGCGCGGTATCAAACGGGCGGATATCGTATTGATTGGTGTATCACGTACCTCGAAGACGCCGTTGTCTCAATACTTGGCGTTAAAACGTTACAAAGTTGCGAATGTACCGCTCGTCCCGGAATCGATTCCACCGGAAGAACTGTTTGATATCCCGAAAGAAAAATGTTTTGGATTATTGATTTCTCCCGAGAAGCTGATTGACATCCGGATGGAACGTCTCCGTTCGCTTGGACTGAAACCGGAAGCCGCTTATGCACAGATGGATCGAATCAATCGTGAACTCGATTATGCAAAAAATCTGTATGACCGGATTGGTTGCCAAGTCATCGATGTGACAAATAAAGCGGTCGAGGAAACGGCGAATCTCATCTTGACAGGGATTTCCGGCAAATCACATGACTAG
- a CDS encoding helix-turn-helix transcriptional regulator, whose amino-acid sequence MKLNERQKKILQIVKENGPITGEQIASELSLTRATLRPDLSILTMTGMLEARPRVGYMYVGKKNTSMLHEKLDTLTVGEFMSSAKVIHEGMTVYDAIVHLFLEDVGSLFVVGKDHALVGVLSRKDFLRAAIGNQELDSLPVNIIMTRMPNLTVCEKSETLIGAGMKLIEKQIDSMPVVEQVDGILKVVGRMTKTNMTKVLVALARDEEL is encoded by the coding sequence ATGAAGTTAAATGAACGGCAGAAAAAAATACTCCAAATCGTTAAAGAAAACGGTCCGATCACAGGAGAGCAGATTGCATCTGAACTCTCCTTGACGCGGGCGACCTTACGTCCGGACTTATCGATTTTGACGATGACCGGCATGCTGGAAGCACGTCCCCGCGTTGGTTATATGTATGTCGGTAAAAAGAATACCTCCATGTTGCATGAAAAACTGGATACGTTGACCGTTGGCGAATTCATGTCTTCTGCGAAAGTGATTCATGAAGGAATGACGGTTTACGATGCGATCGTTCATCTGTTCCTCGAAGACGTCGGTTCGCTGTTCGTTGTCGGCAAAGACCATGCGTTAGTCGGTGTCTTGTCGCGGAAAGACTTTTTACGGGCAGCAATCGGAAATCAGGAACTGGACTCGTTACCGGTCAACATCATCATGACACGGATGCCGAATCTGACGGTTTGTGAGAAATCAGAGACATTGATCGGAGCAGGGATGAAACTCATCGAAAAACAGATCGATTCCATGCCGGTCGTCGAGCAGGTGGACGGAATCTTAAAAGTCGTCGGACGCATGACGAAGACGAACATGACAAAAGTGTTGGTCGCGCTGGCACGAGATGAAGAACTTTAA